From one Plasmodium malariae genome assembly, chromosome: 12 genomic stretch:
- the PmUG01_12082000 gene encoding duffy-binding protein, putative, translated as MNYCKRKEYLYILKKKLQNETNNKWSNFYTFLQGNNESLVKKNEILQNSCQKKYIDDEIGITSAKKQGEKEQNKLELYLHATEKNGTKKKKIILNSVKGIKMNDKAFMGKRTIRILEGVNDGKEDFSNKIYNKDKYDEGKTNRKDFNINANDLKGVNNEISSSGQSSNFTYNVPEIIDRFEGFSSDTIGKDSVIKGTNYDKIPTNNIVNYVFIDKSPRINCKEKRLTRNWNCNLNNVNVKQICIPDRRLQLCINGLIYVSNYYRDDLKTKLMDSINMEIELLLNKWDIKNKFNNTEFCNDFICSFADYGDIIKGTDMARIYYSIEVEKRLGHVFGVPNGKRERTLWWNRNRKDIWNELMSKFKDDKIINALRKCEKSSNFEEAPQFERWVQEWARESYGSRSKELKNLENKCKEEKGLIDEFGCSSGQECKNACGEYEKWIYKKRKECYVLSKKFDIEKNNEIYIQRASRDNVSNLLKKVCEEVNKTENDLGNNKYNNLCNCQKDRGFVCESGSKSESECSRMCTVYILWIKQKLIKYDVLSKKRNITKYIGKDALKGTIENDVNFLSEVCTEFNWIDFEKIFDLNYNTYKSICSCRATNNTKFVQLKMEESKQEQSTEDKKIDDVFKTGDNRELVFSQKGSSSTINLSYSVDDGSTGAESTGNTTNIGDIENTGISRSSSGDTYVEGNFAVNRSKNYDLENDGRINHQYFDASKNVEDGTVVNTGIITNVHDANKNENSIKRNKTIDDINWRYGFNSNKGALLHTETKYLKETCSAERKSKYDAPGSTNIYKEEEKDVQRHNFNRTNTSSVKEIMEEK; from the coding sequence atattaaaaaaaaaattacaaaacgagacaaataataaatggagtaatttttatacatttcttCAAGGAAACAATGAATCATtagtaaagaaaaatgaaatattacaAAACAGTTGccaaaagaaatatatagaCGATGAAATTGGTATTACTTCGGCTAAGAAACAAGGGGAAaaggaacaaaataaattagaactatatttacatgcaacggaaaaaaatggaaccaagaaaaaaaaaatcattttgaATAGTGTAAAAggtataaaaatgaatgataAAGCTTTTATGGGAAAAAGAACTATTAGGATATTGGAAGGAGTGAATGATGGCAAGGAAGATTttagtaataaaatttataataaggATAAATATGACGAAGGTAAAACAAATAGGAAagattttaatattaatgcaAATGACTTGAAAGGGGTTAATAATGAGATATCTAGTAGTGGTCAGTCTTCTAATTTTACTTATAATGTTCCTGAAATTATTGATAGATTTGAGGGTTTTTCCAGTGATACTATTGGTAAAGATTCTGTTATAAAAGGTActaattatgataaaattcctacaaataatattgtaaattatgtttttatcgATAAATCTCCACGTATTAATTGCAAAGAAAAGAGATTAACTAGAAACTGGAACTGTAATTTAAATAACGTGAATGTGAAACAAATATGCATTCCAGATCGAAGATTGCAGCTGTGTATTAATGgtcttatatatgtaagtaatTATTATAGGGATGATTTGAAAACAAAACTTATGGATTCAATAAATATGGAAATTGAATTATTGTTAAATAAATgggatattaaaaataaatttaataatactgAATTTTGTAACGATTTTATATGCAGTTTTGCTGATTATGGAGATATCATTAAGGGAACAGACATGGCGAGAATTTATTACTCAATAGAAGTTGAAAAGAGATTGGGCCACGTTTTTGGAGTTCCTAACGGAAAAAGGGAAAGGACTTTGTGGTGGAATAGGAATAGAAAAGATATTTGGAATGAGTTAATGTCAAAGTTTAAAgatgataaaattattaatgcCCTTAGAAAATGCGAAAAATCCTCAAATTTTGAAGAAGCTCCTCAGTTTGAACGATGGGTTCAAGAATGGGCTCGAGAATCTTATGGATCAAGGTctaaagaattaaaaaatttggaaaataaatgcaaagaagaaaaaggtCTTATTGATGAATTCGGTTGTAGTAGTGGACAAGAATGTAAAAATGCATGTGgagaatatgaaaaatggatatataaaaaaagaaaggagtGTTACGTCCTATCAAAAAAGTTCGACATTGAAaagaataatgaaatatatattcaaagaGCAAGTAGAGATAATGTTTCTAATCTTTTAAAGAAAGTGTGTGAGGAAGTTAATAAGACAGAAAATGATCttggaaataataaatataataatttatgtaacTGTCAAAAAGATAGAGGTTTTGTATGTGAAAGTGGATCTAAAAGTGAATCAGAATGTTCAAGAATGTGcacagtatatatattatggattaaacaaaaattaataaaatatgatgtACTATCAAAAAAACGGAACATAACTAAGTACATTGGAAAAGATGCCCTTAAGGGAACCATCGAGAAtgatgttaattttttatccgAAGTGTGCACGGAGTTTAATTGGAtagattttgaaaaaatatttgatctaaactataatacatataaaagtatatgtaGTTGTAGAGCAACTAACAATACAAAATTTGTCCAGttaaaaatggaagaatCGAAACAGGAACAAAGTACTGAAGATAAGAAAATTGATGATGTTTTCAAAACTGGAGATAATAGAGAACTTGTTTTTAGTCAAAAAGGAAGTAGTTCTACTATTAATCTAAGTTATTCAGTTGACGATGGTAGTACTGGTGCTGAGAGTACAGGTAATACTACTAATATTGGTGATATTGAAAATACCGGAATATCCCGTTCTTCGAGTGGTGATACATATGTTGAGGGAAATTTTGCTGTTAATCgaagtaaaaattatgatttaGAAAATGATGGAAGAATTAACCACCAGTATTTTGATGCCAGTAAAAATGTAGAAGATGGTACAGTTGTAAACACAGGTATTATTACTAACGTTCATGATGccaataaaaatgaaaatagcataaaaaggaataaaactATTGATGATATTAATTGGAGATATGGTTTTAACTCGAATAAGGGAGCACTGTTACATACCGAAACCAAGTATTTGAAGGAGACATGTTCAGCGGAAAGAAAATCAAAATACGATGCTCCTGGAtcaacaaatatatataaagaggaagaaaaagaTGTTCAAAGGCACAACTTTAATAGAACTAATACATCTAGTGTAAAAGAAATTATGGAAGAAAAATAG